CTGCCGTGGCATTCCCATCGTCCACTTCGACCGGGTATGTGACGAGGTGAACAGCGCCAAGGTTATCCTAGACGACTGGGACGGAGCCTTCGCCGTGACGGAGCATTTGATTCAGGAAGGCTGCCGCCGTATTGCGATCCTCGCGGGACCTGAGTCGCTGTTAATCAGCAAGAACCGCAAAGCTGGCTACCTTAGCGCTTTGCGCAAGCACGGCTTACAGGTGGAAAGCGACTACCAAATTCATATCAACTTCCGCGCTGAGTCGGCTGTGGCTGCTCTAGATACTTGGCTAGCTTTGCCAAAGCCACCCGATGCTATTTTCGCCATCAACTACACCAATGCCATCGACCTGATTCAATCGTTGAAGCAACGTGGCTTGCACGTGCCAGAAGACATTGCCGTGGTTGGCTTCGGGGATGAATTCATGGCTTCTATGATCGAGCCGGGCTTAACTACGGTTAATCTTCACCCTTACCGGATTGGGCAGCAAGCTGCTCGTCTTTTCTTGGAGCAAGTGCGGCAAAAAGATGATTTTCAGCCGCGTACGTTTGTCATCTCTGGTGATCTAGTTATTCGTAAGTCATCACTCAAGGGCCGTGGTTCAGAGTTTACCCTGACCATCTAACGCTAGGCTGTGCATAGGTTTGCCCCGATCAATCGTAGTCTAGGTTACAGCTAATTCATTAGGAAATTTTCAAGCATAACATGGCTTTAGTATAGCGGAAATCAAGTATCTTAGACGAAACCTGATACTTTTTCCTCTTGCTTAAGTTCATTCTCAACAACCAAGAAGTAAGCACTTCGCTGCCCACGGGTACCGTGCTGCTCGACTACATCCGCTACGACCAACACCTGAAAGGCACCAAGATCGGGTGCCGGGAAGGCGACTGTGGGGCGTGCACGGTACTGGTCGGCGAGCTTACGGGTGAGCAACTGCGTTACCGCTCTTTCACCTCTTGTCTTACGCCGCTCGGCAACCTGCAAGGTAAGCACGTAGTGACCGTGGAAGGTATTAACCGAGAAGGGCTTAACCCGATTCAGCAGGCGATGGTAGACGAATCAGCGACGCAGT
This Hymenobacter sp. GOD-10R DNA region includes the following protein-coding sequences:
- a CDS encoding LacI family DNA-binding transcriptional regulator, with the translated sequence MIKCTKCGLADGVMRAGFIRGRQRFFCKACDYHFTDVKTAPAPERKRHQTTIGDVAKALGVASSTVSRALNGHTDISPTTRQAILEVARQLDYQPSLLAQSLKRSETHTIGVIIPDIERPFFATAVSGIQQVAAEEGYRVMICQSKESYQTEVSNVQALIASRVDGLLICHSRETENFDHVKQDACRGIPIVHFDRVCDEVNSAKVILDDWDGAFAVTEHLIQEGCRRIAILAGPESLLISKNRKAGYLSALRKHGLQVESDYQIHINFRAESAVAALDTWLALPKPPDAIFAINYTNAIDLIQSLKQRGLHVPEDIAVVGFGDEFMASMIEPGLTTVNLHPYRIGQQAARLFLEQVRQKDDFQPRTFVISGDLVIRKSSLKGRGSEFTLTI